One window of Trinickia caryophylli genomic DNA carries:
- the maiA gene encoding maleylacetoacetate isomerase, with protein MKLYSYFRSSASYRVRIALNLKGLPYDYMPVHLLRDGGEQLAPAYRALHSDGLVPTLVDGGEPIQQSLAIVEYLDETHPEPPLLPRGPAARAYVRALALQVACEIHPLDNLRVLKYLTGALGVSEEGKTAWYRHWVETGFASLEERLANDVRRGMFCHGDQPTLADLCLIPQVFNAQRFQIDMQPYPTIMRIHDAAMTLDAFVRASPGRQPDAQ; from the coding sequence ATGAAGCTTTACAGCTATTTCCGCAGTTCGGCGTCGTATCGCGTGCGCATCGCGCTCAATCTGAAAGGGCTGCCATACGACTATATGCCCGTGCATCTGCTGCGCGACGGCGGCGAGCAGCTTGCACCCGCCTACCGGGCGCTCCATTCCGACGGGCTGGTGCCGACGCTCGTTGATGGCGGCGAGCCGATCCAGCAGTCGCTCGCGATCGTCGAATATCTCGACGAGACGCATCCCGAGCCGCCGCTGCTGCCGCGGGGCCCGGCCGCGCGCGCCTATGTGCGTGCGCTCGCGCTGCAGGTGGCGTGCGAGATCCATCCGCTCGACAATCTGCGTGTGCTCAAGTACCTGACGGGCGCACTCGGCGTAAGCGAGGAGGGCAAGACGGCGTGGTACCGGCACTGGGTGGAGACCGGCTTCGCATCGCTCGAAGAGCGGCTCGCGAACGATGTGCGCAGGGGCATGTTTTGCCATGGCGATCAACCTACGCTCGCCGATCTATGCCTGATTCCGCAGGTGTTCAATGCACAGCGCTTTCAGATTGATATGCAGCCTTACCCGACGATCATGCGGATCCACGATGCTGCGATGACGCTTGACGCTTTCGTGCGAGCTTCGCCGGGCCGGCAGCCCGACGCGCAGTAG
- the fahA gene encoding fumarylacetoacetase gives MSMLNETHDPQLQSWVPSANTTDSDFPIQNLPFAVFRRKGTQEAFRGGVAIGDRIVDLGVAAGCFDGLAAQAAKAGAGSSLNVLMALGQPAWSALRLALSRALREGAPQRAALVDTLVAQSDAEYGVPARIGDYTDFYTSIHHATNIGRLFRPDNPLMPNYKWVPIGYHGRASSIGVSGQTFARPVGQTCPPGADTPSVGPSRRLDYELELAVYIGTGNDLGTPIPIDVAESHVFGISLLNDWSARDIQAWEYQPLGPFLSKNFATTVSPWIVMLEALAPYRVPFVRPQGDPQPLAYLDSAQQRERGGFDIELELGIETAKMRAAGQTASRVSRTNYRHAYWTVAQMVAHHTVNGCNLQPGDLFGTGTLSGPTLDQAGALIETTSGGKHPFALANGETRTFLEDGDAVVIRGWCEKPGVARIGFGECRGSIVPAREAA, from the coding sequence ATGTCGATGCTCAACGAAACTCACGACCCGCAACTGCAAAGCTGGGTACCCTCGGCCAACACGACCGACAGTGACTTCCCGATTCAGAATCTGCCGTTCGCGGTGTTTCGCCGCAAGGGCACGCAGGAGGCGTTTCGTGGCGGCGTGGCGATCGGCGATCGTATCGTCGATCTCGGTGTTGCGGCAGGATGCTTCGACGGGCTCGCCGCTCAGGCAGCGAAGGCGGGCGCGGGCAGCAGCCTCAACGTACTGATGGCGCTGGGTCAGCCGGCGTGGTCGGCACTGCGTCTCGCGCTGTCGCGGGCACTGCGCGAAGGCGCGCCGCAGCGCGCCGCGCTCGTCGATACGCTCGTCGCGCAAAGCGACGCCGAATACGGTGTGCCTGCGCGCATCGGCGATTACACCGATTTCTATACGTCGATTCACCATGCGACGAACATCGGCCGGCTCTTTCGACCCGACAATCCGCTGATGCCGAATTACAAGTGGGTGCCGATCGGCTATCACGGCCGTGCCTCGTCGATCGGCGTTTCGGGGCAGACATTCGCGCGTCCGGTCGGGCAAACCTGCCCGCCGGGTGCCGACACGCCGTCGGTGGGGCCCAGCAGGCGGCTCGATTACGAACTCGAGCTGGCCGTCTACATCGGGACAGGAAACGACTTGGGCACACCGATTCCGATCGATGTGGCGGAGTCGCACGTATTCGGCATCAGCCTGCTCAACGACTGGTCCGCGCGCGATATTCAGGCCTGGGAGTATCAGCCGCTCGGGCCGTTTCTTTCCAAGAACTTTGCGACGACGGTTTCTCCGTGGATCGTCATGCTGGAAGCCCTTGCGCCGTACCGCGTGCCGTTTGTGCGCCCGCAAGGCGATCCGCAGCCGCTGGCGTACCTCGATTCGGCGCAGCAGCGCGAGCGGGGCGGCTTCGATATCGAACTCGAGCTCGGCATCGAGACGGCGAAGATGCGTGCCGCGGGGCAGACCGCCTCGCGTGTATCGCGCACGAACTATCGTCATGCGTACTGGACGGTTGCGCAAATGGTCGCGCATCACACGGTGAACGGCTGCAACCTGCAGCCCGGAGACCTGTTCGGCACGGGCACGCTCTCGGGCCCGACGCTCGATCAGGCAGGCGCCCTGATCGAGACGACGAGCGGCGGCAAACATCCGTTCGCGCTTGCCAACGGCGAAACGCGCACGTTCCTGGAAGATGGCGATGCGGTCGTGATTCGCGGCTGGTGCGAGAAACCGGGCGTGGCGAGAATCGGCTTCGGCGAGTGCCGGGGTTCGATCGTACCGGCACGGGAAGCGGCATGA
- a CDS encoding type II toxin-antitoxin system Phd/YefM family antitoxin codes for MADEVVGGAEKVLTKNGTSFVALVDAKKLDYYHALEIEHANLVLLDEAEAGLRELLDGQVVGNDELLRALTTSTKL; via the coding sequence TTGGCCGACGAAGTCGTAGGCGGTGCAGAGAAGGTTCTTACCAAAAACGGAACGTCCTTTGTTGCGCTCGTCGATGCCAAGAAGCTCGACTACTACCACGCGCTGGAGATTGAGCACGCGAACCTCGTGCTGCTCGATGAGGCGGAAGCAGGCTTGCGCGAGTTGCTGGACGGGCAGGTGGTCGGCAACGATGAGTTGCTGCGGGCGTTGACAACGTCGACGAAGCTGTGA
- a CDS encoding type II toxin-antitoxin system RelE/ParE family toxin has translation MTARAVVEAAPNFLATLDEARRFLVEQDVDTAAAHYARLQAELVEMVQMLGWSPGCGRHARFLAACSAQARLRLARVQRLAAEAALPDLREFVLGQYVVLYAHSSERVALLAIKHQRQLTYSA, from the coding sequence GTGACGGCCCGGGCAGTCGTCGAGGCGGCGCCCAACTTCCTTGCGACGCTCGATGAAGCGCGACGTTTCCTTGTCGAGCAGGATGTGGACACGGCCGCGGCGCACTATGCGCGGCTCCAGGCGGAGCTCGTTGAGATGGTTCAGATGCTCGGTTGGTCGCCGGGGTGCGGTCGTCATGCGCGGTTCTTGGCGGCATGCTCGGCCCAGGCGAGGTTGCGCTTGGCACGCGTGCAACGTCTTGCGGCCGAAGCCGCGTTGCCCGATCTGCGTGAATTTGTACTAGGGCAGTACGTGGTGCTCTATGCGCACTCATCGGAGCGCGTCGCGCTGCTGGCCATCAAACACCAGCGTCAGCTTACCTATTCCGCGTGA
- a CDS encoding IS3 family transposase (programmed frameshift), which produces MKKRFTEEQIIGFLKEAEAGMPVKELCRKHGFSDASFYTWRAKFGGMEVPEARRLKDLEVENARLKKLLAEAMLDMEALKVVVKGKPLSPQAKREAVAAIREKVDISERRVCRLVGLSRSVLHYESKPDHENEALTARLVELAHERRRFGYRRLHALVEREGIHANHKRVHRLYREAGLAVRRRRRRHGVMIEREQLALPGGPNEVWSIDFVMDALSNGRRLKCLTIVDDFTKESVDIVVDHGMSGLYVARALDRAARFRGYPKALRTDQGPEFTSRALDQWAYASGVTLKLIQPGKPTQNAYIESFNGKFRDECLNEHWFKSLAHARAVIAAWRQDYNEDRPHSALNYLSPAEFAAKHRATADAPATFQELV; this is translated from the exons CGGGTTTCTGAAGGAAGCCGAGGCCGGCATGCCGGTGAAGGAGCTGTGCAGGAAGCACGGCTTCAGTGACGCGTCGTTCTACACGTGGCGCGCGAAGTTCGGCGGCATGGAGGTGCCGGAAGCGCGCCGGTTGAAGGACCTGGAAGTCGAGAACGCGCGGCTGAAGAAGCTACTGGCCGAAGCGATGCTCGACATGGAAGCGCTGAAGGTGGTCGTCAAGGGAAAGC CCCTGAGCCCACAAGCCAAGCGCGAGGCAGTGGCGGCGATTCGGGAGAAGGTCGACATCTCGGAGCGCCGTGTCTGCCGGCTTGTTGGGCTGTCTCGCAGCGTGTTGCATTACGAGTCGAAACCGGACCACGAGAACGAAGCGCTAACGGCGCGCCTGGTGGAACTGGCGCATGAGCGCCGGCGGTTCGGCTACCGGCGGCTGCATGCACTCGTGGAGCGCGAGGGCATTCACGCGAACCACAAGCGCGTGCATCGCCTTTACCGTGAGGCTGGGCTGGCCGTGCGACGCCGTCGTCGGCGCCACGGCGTCATGATTGAACGTGAGCAGTTGGCTTTGCCGGGCGGTCCCAATGAGGTTTGGTCAATCGATTTCGTGATGGATGCGCTGTCGAACGGGCGGCGTCTGAAGTGCCTGACTATCGTCGATGACTTCACCAAGGAGTCTGTTGATATCGTCGTGGACCACGGCATGTCCGGCTTGTACGTCGCACGAGCGTTAGACCGGGCAGCACGTTTCCGGGGCTATCCCAAAGCGCTGCGAACGGACCAGGGACCGGAATTTACGAGCCGGGCGCTTGACCAATGGGCCTACGCCAGTGGCGTTACGTTGAAATTGATTCAACCGGGCAAGCCGACGCAGAATGCGTACATCGAATCGTTCAACGGCAAGTTCCGCGACGAATGCCTTAACGAGCATTGGTTCAAGAGCCTTGCACATGCCCGAGCGGTCATCGCGGCGTGGCGTCAGGACTACAACGAGGACCGGCCCCACAGCGCATTGAATTATCTTTCGCCAGCAGAGTTCGCGGCGAAACATCGGGCAACAGCGGATGCTCCTGCCACTTTCCAGGAGCTGGTTTAA
- a CDS encoding DUF2188 domain-containing protein, whose product MQWDTTRYPVSMRNMEPWIRDKAIEIANALLREGVAEDSAIRIAIAQAKRWAARSIRRDRCDEALAPMKRPSRVRGDAHSRKAPFGANS is encoded by the coding sequence ATGCAATGGGATACCACCCGCTATCCGGTGTCGATGCGCAACATGGAACCGTGGATCCGCGATAAGGCAATCGAGATTGCCAATGCGCTGCTCCGGGAAGGTGTTGCCGAAGACAGCGCGATTCGCATCGCCATCGCACAGGCGAAGCGTTGGGCCGCGAGGTCGATACGGCGGGATAGGTGCGATGAGGCGCTCGCGCCGATGAAGCGTCCATCGCGCGTCCGAGGCGATGCCCATTCTCGAAAAGCGCCATTCGGAGCGAATTCCTGA
- a CDS encoding FAD-dependent oxidoreductase: protein MTGREPLFAKSPEFPNDPQEVDYLLIGGGIAGATAAHTLRSEGAQGRILMLCAENVAPYNRPALVRRFLGAGLEPQGFACYPASSYASNNIELRLGCKVERIVPADRLVEIEQGPALHYRKLLIATGSEPRRLDVPNAALAGIHSLHDVADAATLRRSAKTARRAVIVGASFVGLEAAEWLVGLGIEVTMLESANGAFPALRAQQLSDLFYERCAARGVTIRLETSVARFDGDERVERVVTTAGDAVECDLVLIAIGVTPRMGLVRDSGIETGDGIVVDAFLQTSVPDVFAAGDVARFEDNVLGMQRRIEHWDNAVRQGRIAAKNMLGQRMPYREVSMYYGDIFGVGFNLLGADDDASEVVARGRFGGESYALLYVKGDALRGCFSVARPAEETHAAEMLIRYRTSLAPYRARLADPDFELASIPSQTVLILQGGGALGAFECGVVRALEEHDVVPDVVSAVSIGAFNGAIIASHPGAATQALSAFWRELTIHLPRMPAQVYTDALLASYVLCFGVPNFCVPRWVRMPLSPLAYLGWSSSLYDTGPAIELIERYVDFARLKTSPIRLLVSAVDVSSGELKIFDSYVDELTPQHLLASGSLPPSFPWTCVDGHAYWDGGIVSNSPLDLVVERCGSMGRHAYIVDLFSGPRPLPSNLLAAVMRRDEIVYTDRVRNDMRVKEYADDATAFVAELVRLLGEDEARKLRQHPLYVRLMAGASPTRITRIALDNGKVGPAFTKDYDFSDATVRRLQDEGYRTALAALGAGGAKAREAAGAPMAEVSASAGR from the coding sequence ATGACAGGACGCGAACCCCTGTTTGCAAAATCGCCCGAATTCCCGAACGATCCGCAGGAGGTCGATTACCTGCTGATCGGCGGCGGAATTGCCGGCGCCACGGCGGCCCATACGCTTCGCAGCGAGGGCGCGCAGGGACGCATCTTGATGCTCTGTGCGGAAAACGTTGCGCCCTACAACCGACCGGCGCTGGTCAGGCGCTTTCTCGGAGCCGGACTCGAGCCCCAGGGCTTCGCATGCTATCCAGCGTCGTCCTACGCCAGCAATAACATCGAACTGCGGCTCGGTTGCAAGGTCGAGCGGATAGTGCCCGCCGACCGGCTCGTGGAGATCGAGCAAGGGCCCGCGCTCCACTATCGAAAATTGCTGATCGCGACCGGCAGTGAGCCGAGGCGGCTCGACGTACCCAATGCCGCGCTGGCGGGGATCCACAGTCTTCATGACGTCGCGGATGCGGCTACGCTACGCCGATCGGCAAAGACGGCACGGCGCGCGGTGATCGTCGGAGCGAGTTTCGTCGGCCTCGAAGCCGCCGAGTGGCTGGTCGGTCTCGGGATCGAGGTGACGATGCTGGAGAGCGCCAATGGGGCTTTCCCAGCCCTGCGCGCGCAACAGTTGTCTGATCTGTTCTACGAACGATGTGCTGCCCGCGGCGTGACGATTCGTCTCGAGACGAGCGTCGCTCGCTTTGACGGAGACGAACGGGTAGAGCGCGTCGTCACGACGGCGGGCGATGCGGTTGAATGCGATCTCGTCCTGATAGCCATCGGCGTGACGCCTCGCATGGGTTTGGTTCGTGACAGCGGCATCGAGACGGGAGACGGCATCGTTGTCGACGCATTCCTGCAGACGAGCGTGCCCGACGTGTTCGCGGCAGGCGACGTGGCGCGCTTCGAAGACAACGTGCTGGGTATGCAGCGCCGTATCGAGCATTGGGACAATGCGGTCAGGCAGGGGAGAATTGCCGCGAAGAACATGCTGGGCCAGCGCATGCCGTATCGCGAGGTCTCGATGTACTACGGCGACATATTCGGCGTGGGCTTCAATCTGCTCGGCGCGGACGATGACGCTTCGGAGGTTGTCGCGCGCGGCAGGTTCGGCGGCGAAAGCTACGCTCTTCTCTACGTAAAAGGCGACGCGCTGCGCGGTTGCTTCTCGGTCGCGCGTCCGGCCGAGGAAACGCACGCGGCCGAGATGCTGATCCGCTACCGGACGAGCCTCGCGCCGTATCGAGCAAGGCTTGCCGATCCCGATTTCGAGCTGGCGTCGATCCCATCGCAAACGGTATTGATTCTGCAGGGCGGCGGGGCGCTAGGTGCTTTCGAATGCGGCGTCGTGCGGGCGTTGGAGGAGCATGACGTGGTACCAGACGTCGTCTCGGCCGTGTCGATCGGCGCATTCAACGGAGCGATCATTGCGAGCCATCCTGGCGCGGCCACGCAAGCGCTATCCGCCTTCTGGCGCGAATTGACCATTCATTTGCCGCGTATGCCGGCGCAGGTCTATACAGATGCTCTGCTCGCTTCGTATGTCCTGTGTTTCGGCGTGCCCAACTTTTGCGTGCCTCGCTGGGTGCGGATGCCGCTGTCGCCACTCGCCTACCTTGGCTGGAGCTCGAGTCTTTACGACACGGGCCCGGCCATCGAATTGATCGAGCGCTATGTCGATTTTGCGCGCCTGAAAACAAGTCCGATACGCTTGCTCGTGAGTGCCGTCGACGTGAGCAGCGGCGAGTTGAAGATATTCGACAGTTACGTGGACGAACTGACGCCCCAGCACCTGTTGGCGAGCGGCAGCTTGCCGCCGAGCTTTCCGTGGACCTGCGTCGACGGCCACGCTTACTGGGACGGCGGCATCGTCAGCAATTCGCCGCTCGATCTCGTGGTCGAGCGTTGTGGGTCGATGGGCCGTCACGCATACATCGTCGATCTTTTCTCGGGTCCGCGGCCATTGCCATCAAACCTGCTTGCGGCCGTGATGCGGCGCGACGAAATCGTGTACACGGACCGGGTGCGCAATGACATGCGCGTGAAAGAGTACGCTGACGATGCGACCGCATTCGTTGCGGAGCTTGTTCGCCTGCTCGGTGAGGACGAGGCGCGCAAGCTCAGGCAGCATCCGCTGTATGTTCGTCTGATGGCCGGCGCCTCCCCGACCCGGATCACGCGCATCGCATTGGATAACGGTAAAGTCGGGCCCGCATTCACGAAAGACTATGATTTTTCGGATGCGACGGTGCGGCGCCTCCAGGATGAGGGCTATAGGACGGCTCTGGCTGCACTTGGCGCAGGGGGGGCGAAGGCACGAGAGGCGGCTGGTGCACCGATGGCCGAGGTGTCAGCATCGGCGGGCCGGTAG